One window of Klebsiella quasivariicola genomic DNA carries:
- a CDS encoding glycerol-3-phosphate responsive antiterminator: MPLLHLLKQNPVIAAVKDNASLQLAIDSECQFISVLYGNICTISNIVKKIKNAGKYAFIHVDLLEGASNKEIVIQFLKLVTEADGIISTKAPMLKAARAEGFFCIHRLFIVDSISFHNIDKQVAQSNPDCVEILPGCMPKVLGWVTEKIRQPLIAGGLVCDEEDARNAMNAGVAALSTTNTAVWKLAKQLS; encoded by the coding sequence ATGCCCCTGCTCCACCTGCTAAAACAAAATCCGGTTATTGCAGCCGTGAAAGATAACGCCAGCCTGCAATTAGCCATCGATTCCGAGTGCCAGTTTATCTCCGTGCTGTATGGCAATATCTGCACCATCAGCAACATCGTAAAAAAAATCAAAAATGCCGGTAAGTACGCGTTTATTCACGTCGACCTGCTGGAGGGAGCGTCCAATAAAGAGATCGTCATTCAGTTTTTAAAGCTGGTTACCGAAGCGGACGGCATCATCAGCACCAAAGCGCCAATGCTCAAAGCGGCCAGAGCGGAAGGGTTTTTCTGCATTCATCGCCTGTTTATCGTCGACTCCATCTCTTTTCACAATATTGACAAGCAGGTGGCGCAATCGAATCCAGACTGCGTTGAAATCCTTCCCGGCTGTATGCCGAAGGTGCTGGGCTGGGTCACGGAGAAAATTCGCCAGCCGCTGATCGCCGGTGGGCTGGTCTGTGACGAAGAAGATGCGCGTAATGCAATGAACGCCGGCGTGGCGGCACTGTCGACCACCAACACCGCAGTCTGGAAATTAGCGAAGCAGCTTAGTTGA
- the cysH gene encoding phosphoadenosine phosphosulfate reductase, with protein sequence MSVLDLNALNALPKVERILALAETNATLEKLSAEERVAWALENLPGEYALSSSFGIQAAVSLHLVNQLRPDIPVILTDTGYLFPETYQFIDELTDKLKLNLKVYRAAESAAWQEARYGKLWEQGVEGIEKYNEINKVEPMNRALKELNTQTWFAGLRREQSGSRATLPVLAVQRGVFKVLPIIDWDNRTVYQYLQKHGLKYHPLWDQGYLSVGDTHTTRKWEPGMAEEETRFFGLKRECGLHEG encoded by the coding sequence ATGTCCGTACTCGATCTAAACGCGCTTAATGCATTGCCGAAAGTTGAACGCATCCTGGCGCTGGCGGAGACCAATGCGACGCTGGAGAAGCTCAGCGCCGAAGAACGCGTCGCGTGGGCACTGGAAAATCTGCCTGGCGAGTATGCTTTATCTTCCAGCTTTGGCATTCAGGCGGCGGTGAGTCTGCACCTGGTCAACCAGCTGCGCCCGGATATTCCGGTGATCCTCACCGATACCGGCTATCTGTTTCCGGAAACCTATCAGTTTATTGACGAGCTGACGGACAAGCTCAAACTGAACCTGAAAGTCTACCGCGCGGCGGAAAGCGCGGCCTGGCAGGAGGCGCGCTACGGCAAGCTGTGGGAGCAGGGCGTTGAGGGCATTGAGAAATACAATGAGATCAACAAAGTCGAGCCGATGAACCGGGCGCTGAAAGAGCTCAACACCCAGACCTGGTTCGCCGGTCTGCGCCGCGAGCAGTCAGGCAGCCGGGCTACGCTTCCGGTGCTGGCGGTCCAGCGCGGGGTGTTCAAGGTGCTGCCGATCATCGACTGGGACAACCGGACGGTGTATCAGTATCTGCAAAAACACGGGCTGAAGTACCATCCGCTGTGGGATCAGGGTTATCTGTCGGTAGGCGATACCCACACCACCCGCAAATGGGAGCCAGGCATGGCAGAAGAAGAGACCCGGTTCTTTGGCCTTAAACGCGAGTGCGGGTTGCACGAGGGTTAA
- a CDS encoding electron transfer flavoprotein subunit alpha/FixB family protein, which yields MKIAMVMASGDSAAMYHWLMSANLAAAELECWIIDGEPAVAEPVLAALATQWQQTPVDMLLFSPGMAGDELATRLAWRLQGGSVCQVLSVNTQEGWVTKSHWGNALIATLDVAARPLCLSLARQPRVTISAALPDKLPVRYLLIPAARPDWLASVENLEHSGGHPLQTATQVLVVGQGEPHINADGIAALARRLGMEVGYSRARVMNGGYDVERLIGISGHLLAPDVCIVAGASGAAALMTGVRDSRFIVAINRDASAPVFAQADVGIVDDWPTVLEALVACAET from the coding sequence ATGAAGATAGCAATGGTAATGGCAAGCGGCGATAGCGCAGCGATGTATCACTGGCTGATGAGCGCCAACCTCGCAGCGGCAGAGCTGGAGTGCTGGATTATCGATGGCGAACCGGCGGTGGCTGAACCGGTCCTTGCTGCGCTGGCCACCCAGTGGCAGCAAACACCGGTTGATATGTTGCTGTTTTCTCCGGGAATGGCCGGTGATGAGCTGGCGACACGGCTGGCCTGGCGTCTGCAGGGAGGGAGCGTATGTCAGGTGCTGTCAGTGAATACGCAGGAAGGTTGGGTCACAAAGTCGCATTGGGGGAATGCGTTAATAGCGACGCTGGACGTGGCGGCCAGGCCACTTTGCCTGTCCCTGGCGCGCCAGCCAAGGGTTACTATCTCCGCCGCTCTTCCGGACAAACTGCCGGTACGCTACCTCCTCATACCGGCAGCCCGGCCTGACTGGCTGGCCAGCGTTGAAAACCTCGAACATTCTGGCGGCCATCCTCTGCAGACAGCAACTCAGGTGCTGGTTGTCGGGCAGGGGGAACCGCATATCAATGCTGACGGCATCGCGGCGCTGGCGCGACGTCTCGGGATGGAGGTTGGCTATAGCCGCGCGCGAGTGATGAATGGCGGTTATGATGTGGAACGTCTGATTGGTATATCAGGTCATCTGCTGGCGCCGGATGTCTGCATCGTGGCGGGAGCATCAGGCGCGGCGGCGCTGATGACGGGAGTCAGAGATAGCCGGTTTATTGTGGCGATTAATCGTGACGCCAGCGCACCGGTATTTGCCCAGGCGGATGTCGGCATTGTCGATGACTGGCCGACAGTACTTGAAGCGCTGGTCGCCTGTGCAGAGACATAA
- the queD gene encoding 6-carboxytetrahydropterin synthase QueD encodes MMSTTLFKDFTFEAAHHLPHVPQGHKCGRLHGHSFMVRLEITGEVDPHTGWIMDFAELKAAFKPTYDRLDHYYLNDIPGLENPTSEVLAKWIWDQMKPQVPLLSAVMVKETCTAGCVYRGE; translated from the coding sequence ATGATGTCCACCACGCTGTTTAAAGATTTCACCTTCGAAGCCGCCCACCACCTGCCGCACGTCCCGCAGGGACACAAATGCGGTCGCCTGCATGGCCACTCCTTTATGGTGCGTCTGGAGATCACCGGTGAAGTCGATCCCCATACCGGGTGGATCATGGATTTCGCCGAGCTGAAAGCCGCGTTTAAACCGACCTACGATCGTTTAGACCACTATTACCTGAACGATATTCCAGGACTGGAGAACCCTACCAGCGAAGTGCTGGCCAAATGGATTTGGGATCAAATGAAACCGCAGGTGCCGCTGCTGAGCGCGGTGATGGTCAAAGAGACCTGCACCGCCGGCTGCGTCTATCGCGGCGAGTGA
- the cysJ gene encoding NADPH-dependent assimilatory sulfite reductase flavoprotein subunit, whose protein sequence is MTTQAPPSNLLPLNPEQLARLQAATTDFTPTQLAWVSGYFWGVLNQQSGAAVAASAPAAEVPTITLISASQTGNARRVAEALRDDLLAAKLNVKLVNAGDYKFKQIAAEKLLVVVTSTQGEGEPPEEAVALHKFLFSKKAPKLDGTAFAVFGLGDTSYEFFCQSGKDFDNKLAELGAERLLDRVDADVEYQAAAAEWRARVVEVLKARAPVAAPAQLATSGVVNDIHTSPYTKEAPLTATLSVNQKITGRDSEKDVRHIEIDLGDSGLRYQPGDALGVWYQNDPQLVKELVELLWLKGDEPVTVEGKTLPLAEALQWHFELTVNTATIVENYATLTRSESLLPLVGDKAQLQQYAAATPIVDMVRFSPAQLDAEALIGLLRPLTPRLYSIASSQAEVESEVHVTVGVVRYEIEGRARAGGASSFLADRVEEDGEVRVFIEHNDNFRLPANPETPVIMIGPGTGIAPFRAFMQQRAADGAQGKNWLFFGNPHFTEDFLYQVEWQSYVKEGLLTRIDLAWSRDQQQKVYVQDKLREQGAELWRWINDGAHIYVCGDANRMAKDVEHTLLEVIAEYGAMDAEAADEFLSELRVERRYQRDVY, encoded by the coding sequence ATGACGACACAGGCCCCACCTTCCAATTTGCTGCCGCTCAACCCGGAGCAACTGGCGCGCCTACAGGCGGCCACCACTGACTTCACGCCCACTCAGCTCGCCTGGGTGTCTGGTTATTTCTGGGGCGTGCTGAATCAGCAGTCCGGCGCGGCAGTAGCCGCTTCCGCCCCGGCCGCCGAAGTGCCGACGATCACGCTGATTTCCGCCTCGCAAACCGGTAACGCCCGCCGCGTCGCCGAAGCGTTGCGTGACGATCTGCTGGCAGCGAAGCTGAACGTGAAGCTGGTGAATGCAGGCGATTATAAATTCAAACAAATTGCTGCTGAAAAACTGCTGGTGGTGGTGACCTCCACTCAGGGGGAAGGCGAGCCGCCGGAAGAAGCCGTCGCATTGCATAAGTTCCTGTTCTCGAAAAAAGCGCCGAAACTGGACGGGACCGCGTTCGCCGTCTTTGGCCTCGGCGATACTTCTTATGAATTCTTCTGCCAGTCCGGCAAAGATTTCGACAACAAGCTGGCCGAGCTCGGCGCGGAACGCCTGCTCGATCGCGTCGACGCCGACGTTGAATATCAGGCCGCGGCCGCGGAATGGCGCGCGCGCGTGGTTGAGGTGCTGAAGGCGCGTGCGCCGGTTGCGGCACCTGCGCAGCTGGCCACCAGCGGCGTAGTGAATGATATTCACACCAGCCCATATACCAAAGAAGCGCCCCTGACGGCGACCCTGTCGGTCAACCAGAAAATCACCGGCCGTGATTCAGAAAAAGATGTACGCCATATCGAGATTGACCTTGGTGATTCCGGTCTGCGCTACCAGCCGGGCGACGCGCTGGGCGTCTGGTACCAGAACGATCCTCAGCTGGTCAAAGAGCTGGTGGAACTGCTGTGGCTCAAGGGCGACGAGCCGGTCACCGTTGAGGGTAAAACCCTGCCGCTGGCGGAAGCCCTGCAGTGGCATTTTGAGCTGACGGTCAACACCGCCACTATCGTCGAGAACTACGCCACTCTGACCCGCAGCGAGTCGCTGCTGCCGCTGGTGGGCGATAAAGCTCAGCTGCAGCAGTATGCCGCCGCGACGCCGATCGTCGATATGGTCCGTTTCTCCCCGGCGCAGCTGGACGCCGAAGCGTTAATCGGTCTGCTGCGCCCGCTGACGCCGCGCCTGTACTCCATTGCCTCCTCGCAGGCGGAAGTGGAGAGTGAAGTGCATGTCACCGTGGGCGTGGTGCGCTATGAAATTGAAGGCCGCGCCCGGGCTGGCGGCGCCTCCAGCTTCCTCGCCGATCGCGTGGAAGAGGATGGCGAAGTCCGCGTCTTTATCGAACATAATGATAACTTCCGGCTGCCGGCTAACCCGGAGACGCCGGTGATCATGATTGGCCCGGGCACCGGTATTGCACCGTTCCGCGCCTTTATGCAACAGCGCGCTGCGGACGGAGCGCAAGGCAAGAACTGGTTGTTCTTCGGCAACCCGCACTTCACCGAAGATTTCCTCTATCAGGTGGAGTGGCAGAGCTATGTGAAGGAAGGTCTGCTGACCCGTATCGATCTGGCCTGGTCCCGCGATCAACAACAAAAAGTCTATGTACAGGACAAACTGCGCGAGCAGGGGGCCGAGCTGTGGCGCTGGATCAATGACGGCGCCCATATTTATGTCTGCGGCGACGCCAATCGTATGGCGAAAGACGTGGAGCATACGTTATTGGAAGTGATTGCCGAATACGGCGCGATGGACGCCGAAGCGGCGGACGAATTTTTAAGTGAGCTGCGCGTTGAGCGCCGTTATCAGCGAGATGTCTACTAA
- a CDS encoding FAD-dependent oxidoreductase has translation MADDFDIIIIGAGIAGTACALRCARAGLSVLLLERGELPGSKNLSGGRLYCHALAELLPHFQRSAPLERRITHESLALLTDHGATMYSSLQPNGDSWSVLRARFDPWFVSQAEAEGVQCITGATVEALHRENNRVCGVICDKDILRARYVVVAEGANSVLAEREGLLPRPSPSAMALGIKAVLSLEQKTLEDRFHLTDNEGAAILFTGGVCGDFPGGAFLYTNQDTLSFGIVCPLASLGKGPIPAADLLEHLKAHPALRPLLRGSETLEYGAHLVPEGGLHSMPEQYAGEGWLLVGDALRTCINTGFTVRGMDMALIGAQAAAQTLIRACQQSAPQDLFPQYRQEIERSLLWEVLQRYQHIPALLQRPGWYRRWPALMADISRELWQQGERPVPPLRQVVWRHLRRHGLRPLAGDLLRSLRCL, from the coding sequence ATGGCAGACGATTTTGATATTATAATTATCGGTGCAGGAATAGCGGGCACCGCCTGTGCTTTACGCTGCGCGCGGGCCGGGCTTTCCGTTCTGCTGCTTGAACGCGGCGAACTTCCCGGCAGTAAAAATCTATCGGGAGGGCGGCTGTATTGCCATGCGCTCGCCGAACTCCTTCCTCATTTTCAACGCTCCGCACCGCTTGAACGCCGCATCACCCACGAAAGTCTGGCCCTGTTAACCGACCATGGCGCCACGATGTACTCCAGCCTGCAGCCCAACGGCGATTCCTGGAGCGTACTACGCGCCCGCTTTGACCCATGGTTTGTCAGCCAGGCCGAAGCCGAAGGTGTCCAGTGTATTACCGGCGCGACGGTGGAGGCGCTGCATCGTGAAAATAACCGTGTTTGCGGTGTGATTTGCGATAAAGACATCCTGCGCGCCCGTTACGTGGTGGTGGCTGAAGGGGCGAACAGCGTGCTGGCCGAGCGTGAGGGTTTACTTCCCCGTCCGTCCCCCTCCGCCATGGCGTTGGGCATTAAAGCGGTCCTGTCGCTGGAGCAAAAAACGCTGGAGGATCGCTTCCATCTTACGGATAACGAAGGTGCCGCGATACTTTTCACCGGCGGCGTTTGCGGAGATTTCCCCGGCGGCGCATTCCTCTATACCAATCAGGATACCCTCTCATTCGGTATCGTTTGCCCGCTCGCGTCGCTGGGAAAAGGGCCCATCCCGGCCGCCGATCTGCTGGAACATCTCAAAGCACACCCGGCCCTGCGGCCACTGCTGCGCGGCAGTGAAACCCTGGAGTATGGCGCACATCTGGTGCCTGAAGGCGGCCTGCATAGCATGCCCGAACAGTATGCAGGAGAAGGCTGGCTGCTGGTTGGCGACGCCCTGCGTACCTGTATAAATACCGGTTTTACCGTGCGCGGCATGGATATGGCGCTAATCGGCGCGCAGGCGGCGGCGCAAACCTTGATTCGGGCCTGCCAGCAAAGCGCGCCGCAAGACTTGTTTCCACAGTATCGCCAGGAGATTGAGCGCAGTCTGCTGTGGGAGGTTCTTCAGCGCTACCAGCACATACCCGCGCTATTACAACGCCCCGGCTGGTATCGCCGTTGGCCGGCGTTGATGGCGGATATCTCCCGCGAACTGTGGCAACAGGGTGAGCGCCCCGTTCCACCCCTGCGCCAGGTAGTCTGGCGTCATCTTCGCCGTCACGGCCTGCGCCCTCTGGCAGGCGATCTGCTCAGGAGTTTACGATGTCTGTAG
- a CDS encoding ferredoxin has protein sequence MSVARNVWRPADSAHIVPSTSPNEEIAELLVKACPAGLFTRTAEGELRVDYRGCLECGTCRLLCDEATLKEWRYPESGFGITFRFG, from the coding sequence ATGTCTGTAGCCCGCAACGTCTGGCGCCCTGCCGACAGCGCACATATTGTTCCGTCCACATCGCCGAACGAGGAAATCGCTGAACTCCTCGTCAAAGCCTGCCCCGCCGGGCTCTTCACGCGAACAGCCGAAGGCGAGTTGCGTGTCGACTACCGCGGCTGTCTGGAGTGTGGCACCTGTCGACTGCTCTGTGATGAAGCAACGCTGAAAGAATGGCGCTATCCTGAGTCTGGATTTGGTATTACATTCCGCTTTGGGTAA
- a CDS encoding electron transfer flavoprotein subunit beta/FixA family protein, with protein MNILLAFKAEPDAGMLAEKDWQAATQDLCGPDVSLLRCAIGADEQAAAALLLAQRNAGCEMTLTALSIGDERALHWLRYFAALGFEQPVLLEAAGDLRFAPAFIARHIVDWQRQYAHELIVTGCQSAEGQNSQTPFLLAEMLNWPCFTQVERFTLEPPFVVVEQRTTSGIRRCRVRLPAVIAVRQCGDVALPVPGMRQRLAAAKAEIVRQEVALDATPAIKCVRLTRPEQRRNAVIIDGATAQAKARALWENYLRERMQP; from the coding sequence ATGAACATTCTATTGGCGTTTAAAGCCGAGCCGGACGCTGGCATGCTGGCGGAAAAGGACTGGCAGGCCGCTACGCAGGATCTCTGCGGGCCAGATGTTTCGCTATTGCGCTGCGCCATCGGTGCCGATGAGCAGGCCGCCGCCGCGCTGCTGCTGGCCCAGCGTAATGCGGGCTGTGAGATGACGTTGACCGCATTAAGCATTGGCGATGAACGCGCGCTGCACTGGCTACGCTACTTTGCCGCGTTAGGGTTTGAGCAGCCGGTTCTGCTGGAAGCCGCGGGGGATTTACGTTTTGCACCGGCGTTTATTGCCCGACACATTGTCGACTGGCAGCGTCAATACGCTCATGAACTGATTGTAACCGGCTGTCAGAGCGCTGAAGGACAGAATAGCCAGACACCGTTTTTGCTGGCGGAAATGCTGAACTGGCCTTGTTTTACTCAGGTTGAACGATTCACTCTTGAGCCACCTTTTGTTGTTGTCGAGCAGCGGACGACATCGGGTATCCGGCGCTGTCGGGTTCGGTTACCGGCGGTGATCGCGGTCAGGCAGTGTGGCGACGTCGCGCTGCCGGTTCCCGGTATGCGCCAGCGTCTGGCGGCGGCAAAGGCGGAAATAGTACGCCAGGAGGTGGCTTTAGACGCGACGCCGGCCATTAAATGCGTGCGTCTGACCCGCCCTGAACAGCGGCGCAATGCGGTGATCATCGACGGGGCAACGGCACAGGCGAAAGCGAGGGCGCTATGGGAGAACTATCTGCGGGAGAGGATGCAGCCATGA
- the cysI gene encoding assimilatory sulfite reductase (NADPH) hemoprotein subunit has translation MSEKHPGPLVVEGKLTDAERMKLESNYLRGTIAEDLNDGLTGGFKGDNFLLIRFHGMYQQDDRDIRAERAAQKLEPRHAMLLRCRLPGGVITTTQWKAIDKFAADNTIYGSIRLTNRQTFQFHGILKKNVKPVHQMLHSVGLDALATANDMNRNVLCTSNPYESQLHAEAYEWAKKISEHLLPRTRAYAEIWLDQKKVATTDEEPILGQTYLPRKFKTTVVIPPQNDIDLHANDMNFVAIAENGKLVGFNLLVGGGLSIEHGNKKTYARTASEFGYLPLEHTLAVAEAVVTTQRDWGNRTDRKNAKTKYTLERVGVETFKAEVERRAGIKFEPIRPYEFTGRGDRIGWVKGIDDKWHLTLFIENGRILDYPGRPLKTGLLEIAKIHQGEFRITANQNLIVASVPEDQKARIEKLARDHGLMNAVTPQRENSMACVSFPTCPLAMAEAERFLPSFIDKVEGVMSKHGVSDEHIVTRVTGCPNGCGRAMLAEVGLVGKAPGRYNLHLGGNRSGTRIPRMYRENITESEILDSLDELVGRWAKEREAGEGFGDFTVRAGIIRPVLDPARDFWE, from the coding sequence ATGAGCGAAAAACATCCGGGGCCTTTAGTGGTCGAAGGTAAACTGACCGATGCCGAGCGCATGAAGCTCGAGAGCAACTACCTGCGCGGCACCATTGCGGAAGATTTAAACGACGGTCTGACCGGCGGTTTTAAAGGCGACAACTTCCTGCTGATCCGTTTCCACGGCATGTACCAGCAGGACGATCGCGATATCCGCGCGGAGCGCGCCGCCCAGAAGCTGGAGCCGCGCCATGCGATGCTGCTGCGCTGCCGTCTGCCGGGCGGAGTGATCACCACCACCCAGTGGAAGGCGATCGATAAGTTTGCCGCGGACAACACCATTTACGGCAGTATTCGCCTGACTAACCGGCAGACTTTCCAGTTCCACGGTATTCTGAAAAAGAACGTGAAGCCGGTACATCAGATGCTGCACTCGGTGGGACTGGACGCGCTGGCCACCGCCAACGATATGAACCGTAACGTGCTGTGCACCTCCAACCCGTACGAATCGCAGCTGCACGCTGAGGCCTACGAGTGGGCGAAAAAGATCTCCGAGCATCTGCTGCCGCGTACCCGCGCTTATGCCGAGATCTGGCTGGATCAGAAAAAGGTCGCTACTACCGACGAAGAGCCGATCCTCGGTCAGACCTATCTGCCGCGTAAGTTTAAAACCACGGTGGTGATCCCGCCGCAGAACGATATCGATCTGCACGCCAACGACATGAACTTTGTGGCGATCGCCGAAAACGGCAAGCTGGTGGGCTTTAACCTGCTGGTGGGCGGCGGCCTCTCTATCGAACACGGCAACAAGAAAACCTACGCCCGCACGGCGAGCGAATTTGGTTATCTGCCGCTGGAGCATACGCTGGCGGTGGCGGAAGCGGTCGTGACCACTCAGCGTGACTGGGGCAACCGTACCGACCGTAAGAATGCGAAAACCAAGTACACCCTTGAGCGCGTCGGTGTTGAAACCTTCAAGGCGGAAGTGGAGCGTCGGGCAGGGATTAAGTTTGAGCCAATCCGCCCGTACGAATTCACCGGCCGCGGCGACCGCATCGGCTGGGTGAAGGGCATTGATGATAAATGGCACCTGACGCTGTTTATTGAAAACGGCCGCATTCTCGATTACCCGGGGCGTCCGCTGAAAACTGGCCTGCTGGAGATTGCTAAGATCCATCAAGGCGAATTCCGCATCACCGCCAACCAGAACCTGATCGTCGCCAGCGTACCGGAAGATCAGAAGGCGCGGATCGAGAAGCTGGCGCGGGATCATGGTCTGATGAATGCCGTCACCCCGCAGCGTGAAAACTCGATGGCCTGTGTCTCCTTCCCGACCTGCCCGCTGGCGATGGCGGAAGCCGAGCGTTTCCTGCCGTCGTTTATCGACAAAGTGGAAGGGGTAATGAGCAAGCACGGCGTGAGCGATGAGCATATCGTCACCCGCGTCACCGGCTGCCCGAACGGCTGCGGCCGCGCGATGCTGGCGGAAGTGGGGCTGGTGGGCAAAGCGCCGGGTCGCTACAACCTGCACCTTGGCGGTAACCGCAGCGGCACCCGCATCCCGCGGATGTACCGTGAGAATATTACCGAGTCGGAAATTCTCGACTCGCTGGACGAACTGGTAGGGCGCTGGGCGAAAGAGCGTGAAGCGGGTGAAGGCTTCGGCGACTTTACGGTGCGTGCGGGCATCATTCGCCCGGTGCTCGACCCAGCCCGCGATTTCTGGGAATAA
- a CDS encoding MFS transporter — protein MKDDAYKRLLNWEATLLPDHEGEEMNTSPVRMDDLPLNGFHCRIAALTFGAHLVDGYVLGVIGYAIIQLTPAMQLTPLMAGMIGGAALLGLFIGSLILGWVSDHIGRQKIFNFSFMLITVASFLQFFATTPEQLIGLRILIGIGLGGDYSVGHTLLAEFAPRRHRGILLGAFSVVWTVGYVLASLAGHHFISENPDAWRWLLASSALPALLITLLRWGTPESPRWLMRQGRFAEAHAVVHRCFGMHVQLGDEVTKETNKQISTLFSSRYWRRTAFNSIFFVCLVIPWFVIYTWLPTIAETIGLEDALTASLLLNVLLIVGALLGLVLTHLLAHRHFLLGSFLLLAATLLVMACLPPGSHWTLLLFVLFSTTISAVSNLVGILPAESFPTDIRSLGVGFATAMSRLGAAISTGLLPWILAQWGMTVTLLLLSGILLMGFTVTWLWAPETKALPLVAAGSGDKRQGGTNEHSIGV, from the coding sequence GTGAAGGATGATGCGTATAAGCGGCTTCTCAATTGGGAAGCCACTCTTTTACCGGACCATGAAGGGGAAGAAATGAACACTTCACCGGTGCGAATGGATGATTTACCGCTCAACGGTTTTCACTGCCGTATTGCCGCGCTGACTTTCGGCGCGCATTTGGTTGATGGTTATGTCCTCGGCGTTATTGGTTACGCCATCATTCAACTGACCCCCGCCATGCAGCTGACGCCGTTAATGGCGGGCATGATTGGCGGTGCGGCGCTGCTGGGGCTTTTTATCGGCAGCCTCATTCTGGGCTGGGTTTCGGATCACATTGGTCGGCAGAAAATTTTCAATTTTAGTTTTATGTTGATTACCGTCGCTTCATTTCTGCAGTTTTTCGCTACCACACCCGAACAGCTCATTGGCTTACGCATACTGATAGGGATTGGCCTGGGGGGCGATTACTCCGTGGGCCACACGCTGCTGGCTGAATTTGCACCACGCCGACATAGAGGGATTTTGCTCGGCGCATTCAGCGTGGTGTGGACCGTTGGTTATGTGCTGGCAAGTCTGGCTGGTCATCATTTTATTAGCGAAAACCCGGATGCCTGGCGATGGTTGCTGGCCTCGTCGGCTTTGCCGGCGCTACTGATCACACTGCTGCGCTGGGGAACGCCTGAATCGCCGCGCTGGCTAATGCGTCAGGGAAGGTTTGCCGAAGCGCATGCCGTGGTGCACCGCTGTTTTGGTATGCACGTACAATTGGGTGATGAAGTAACAAAAGAAACGAATAAACAGATCAGCACCCTGTTCTCATCGCGCTACTGGCGGCGCACCGCATTTAATAGCATCTTTTTTGTCTGTCTGGTCATTCCCTGGTTTGTTATTTACACCTGGCTTCCGACTATCGCTGAGACCATTGGCCTCGAAGACGCGCTTACCGCCAGCCTGCTGCTGAACGTGCTACTGATCGTGGGTGCGCTGTTGGGCCTGGTTTTAACTCATCTGCTGGCCCATCGCCATTTCTTATTAGGCAGCTTTCTGCTGCTTGCGGCGACTTTACTCGTGATGGCCTGCTTACCTCCTGGTAGTCACTGGACGCTGCTGCTTTTTGTTCTGTTCAGCACCACGATTTCGGCCGTCAGCAATCTGGTGGGGATCTTACCGGCGGAAAGCTTCCCCACCGACATTCGTTCGCTGGGCGTGGGATTTGCCACTGCCATGAGCCGTCTCGGCGCCGCGATCAGCACTGGCCTGCTGCCCTGGATCCTTGCGCAGTGGGGGATGACCGTCACCCTACTGCTTTTGTCGGGCATATTACTGATGGGCTTCACGGTGACCTGGCTATGGGCGCCAGAGACTAAAGCGCTGCCGCTGGTGGCGGCCGGAAGTGGAGATAAAAGACAAGGAGGTACCAATGAACATTCTATTGGCGTTTAA